In the genome of Yarrowia lipolytica chromosome 1B, complete sequence, the window ATCATCTTTTAGATCGATATTGCGTAGTTCGCACTAAGGCCTTGCTTGACCTACAGTGCCTGCTCACAGCGACAGTGACCGTTAGCTCGAGTGCACACAGAGCCGTGGTCTAGCGTATCCAAACCTTCATTTTCTATATAAGTTAACACAGAACATTGTCAATGATTCTAGTCTTTGCTCCGTCCTTGTTGGGGACTCTGACTGCAGCAGAAATGAGACAGCcgtcgtccttgttgaCGGCCTCGTCTAGCGGGTAGTCTATGAGGGTCTTTTTGTCGCTGACGCTGACGTACTCCACGTCAATGGAGAACTCCGAGGCCGCAATGGTGTCGAGCACCTTCTTTCGAATGTCTCCGTAGGTGACGTTGGGGGTATCCCTGAACATGTGCTGAGCTGAAGTCAGAGCCTCGTAGAGCACTTTGCTCTTGTCCTTGGATTCTTCCGTCAGGTACACGTTTCGTGAGCTCATAGCCAATCCATTGGCCTCTCTCGTGGTAGGCACAATGGTAATGGCTGTGGGAATGTGCAGATCAGCCACCAGACGagacaccaccacacactgCTGGGCGTCCTTCTGGCCGAAATATGCCCGGTCCGGCTGGATaatgttgagcagcttggtGACCACGGTGGCGACACCTCGGAAGAAATGGGGTCGAATGGATCCTTCCAGCTGGTGGCTCAGGCCCTTGACCTCAATGAAGGCTCccacctgctccttgaCATCCAGAGGGATACCAGAAGGGTACATTTCGTTGACGGAGGGCGCGAAAACGGCGAATTCGTTTGTGTAATGCACCTCTTCGTCAGTCTGGATGGAGTTCCGCAGCTCCGTcagcttggccacgtcGGAATCAACAGTTCGAGGGTACTGGCCGAAATCCTCATGGGGTGCAAACTGCGAAGGGTTGACAAAGATGGAGACAATGGTGTGGTCGTTTTCGGCAATTGATGCCTTGACCAGGTCCAAATGGCCCCGGTGAAGAGCTCCCATGGTGGGAACAAAGCCAATCGATTGGCCCAGAAGGGTCTTCTCACGTCTCCATGCTCGCACCTGGTcgatggtgttgaagacTCGCACACACGTGTCGCTTTCCGTGAAGAGCGTTCTGTGGGCGGCCACGGGTTGCGCCGCTCTGGCTAGCCGAATCACCGGTCGCAACATGTTTTCtgcttgtgtgtgtggttttTCAAATTTATTTGAGGGATCGGCTCAATCGGGTCGATCTGACTTTTTCCTCCATCCGAGGAACCTTAAGTCTACTCGTAGTTTAACATGGGGTTTAACTGCGGACCAAAGAAGGGAAAATAATTTGTAATAAAGGAAATAAAATAAacaaaatacaaaaaataTTGTCAATATACTGCTGACACTACTAGAAAAATATCCAAGCATTTTTTCCCCGCTATAAACGACCAATACCCCTTCAATCGCCCTCCTAAACTTGCTCTaaacaccacctccaatAGCCGTTCGGACGGCTGTGTGTGTATTACTAATgtcatatatatatatatactgtatatacatatacacccacatcaccaccaccaccaggTAAAGCTTTTGTGtgcaataaataaaatcCATGACATATATAAACCTCAGACATTCCCCTTGTTCGGTCGTTATCAGGTCTCGTTGTGCGCATGATTACGCAAACAGGACACAGACAACCTCGCTGATCACCATACGCATGTACCTGTCCTGGTACAGGGTCAGCACGAAATAGGACGTTTCCCACGTCCGCAATGCAGCAAGAGCCATTATAATCAGACCCACCATGCATTGGCCAGCTCGTGGCTATAGAGATAGAGCAGCTTCGCATGGTCCTCTTTGGTGGTGCAATCCATGCACTTTTAGGGACATTCCCGGGTCTGCGTGTGACAAGAGTCCTTGTCCGACTAATGCGACATGGTCCTCCACGTACTCAATCTCTATgagttctccttcttcattcTCTTGGTCGTCTTGatcgtcttcttcgtcactactgctgctgctgctgctgtcgtcGTCACTACTATCGTAATTGGCCGTCTGCCAGCCGCTCTCCTGGAACGTTTCTGGGATCACTGTTTGTGCAAAATGGATCCGGGACTTTGGTTTTCGGCTCTGCAGCTCGTCTGCCAGCAGGTCGACGAGATTTGCGTGTGCCAGCAGCTTTCGGAGATCCGGAGCGTCGACATTGGACTCCCGGATGAGCTTGAACCGGGCCTGCTGTGATAGGAAGTAGATTTCCACGGTTTCTGCCTGCGCCACGGGTCGAAGGAGGTTCATAGTGGCATGCAATTGTTAGTCGCTCGCCCGGGCGAAATGAAGATTACTTATATACGCTTCTTAGCCAAACCCCCTTTCATCTCCAAGCTTTGGACTCTACCGTCAGCTGCACAGGTCCGAGATGGGTCTGCATCGGAGCTGCTACATAAAACTCCGACCgaggtacaagtagcgcTGAAAACCGGTGTAGAAAAAATCCCAGAGCTCCACAAGAAGAGTTAATACATGGTCGACGACATCCGAACCAATATGGACCACGACTGATGCCTCGGAACTCCTTGGCTACCAGATATGCCCTGCTACGCCCCCGTCACAAGACAGTCTCAGCTACAGTTTTAAGCCTAAAAGATGCTCTATAGGGGTACACCGTACAGTTGGCCGATCGGAGTTGCAAGACCGCCAAAGGTCCGTTGGGACGCACGGCtgagaggaggaaaaacCATCACAAGCCTCAAATGTCGCTAAAGGGCTGCCCGTCCGGATTTCTTGGGGAATTTGCGTCTTCGGACTTGTTGGAAGTCAATTTTGAAATTCGCGGAATTGGAGGAAAATCTGTAAACAAAGTAAAAAGATGAAAAAGGAAAGATGAAATCGATTACAGAAACATACCAGTATTCTATGGAAGAGAAATGGTGATGCCTTTTCGCCTTCCAGCCTTACTAATACTTGCATGTCCTTGCTCAAAATTTGCTGCACTTGGAAACAATGGTGCACTGTTGAGATACGGCCCCGAAAGCACTATCCAACACTGAAAGATGGCAAAAAGAACAAAAGAACAAAAGAACAATCAGAAACGCTCTATCTGCAGAAATAAGAGGCAGAAAATACGTTTGGGCCATAAAACTCCCGTTTTCCCCAGGAATATTTCGCCTTTTTACACCTTCTATAGCTTCTACCACCCTCGAACCCAACATCCGCCTGGCTAGCTCAATCGGTAGAGCGTGAGACTCTTATTCAAAGcaatctcaaggctgtgggttcaagccccacgtCGGGCTACGTTTTTTTGCCAGATCTTCTGCTTCAGTTCCTACCAGTATTTTGTAAGCTTACTAAGCACAATGGCAATGTTCTGTTGGTCAATCAGTGTTATCTGAACCtaaagtacaagtatgtatgtacagtacttgccGGCTTATTCGTCTTTTTgttttctcttttttttgaggATTGTATTATACAAGAAAGTATGAGCACGGTTACAGGAAGAGTAATGTACAGTTTGTTGAATGTTTTTGGGGAGTTCTGATGGAGTTTCAACCTCATATATTGCAATTCTAACCCACTGCTCACTCCTTCTCCCGTCATTGAATTCCAATTTCAATACATCCaacatacttgtatgtactgtatgtactgtacttttttttttttccataATCTCAAACGCATTATTTAATCACATGTGGAACGCAAAACAGGAAAATCGAAATAAAACACTGTCGTCTCCGCTCCCTCCTTGTTCACTCTCGTGACCCCGCTCTCGCGAGTCCCtattcacgtgaccacatCCATCGTTGCTTGCTTTTTATCCCCCGCCCCCTCTTACCCCCTCTTCTCGTTTAAAATATTTTGCTGTTACCCTCGACAAAATAAAGAGAGGACATTGCATTGCTATTCgcggaagaagaagacgtgGATCTGGTATATTAGTGGAGATATGGAGATTTGGAGAAAAGATCCAGAATAGCCAAGGGACCAAGATCAGAATCATGTGACGATTTGTGCTACCCAGCCCAATTATTCAGCTTCGAACgttgctacttgtagtatctCTACGTCACCAGATCAGAGTTTAGTGTCTCCAACGGGTGTGACGGCGCtagtgtatgtacatactgtagtcagaAAGACGACAGAGATGAGGATTTTGAAGAGGATCGTCGAAAAAAAGGGACTTTTAACAGCGACGTTTCAGTATATTCTGATCATGTGACCAAATATTAATAACTTCCTAGTCTTCTAGCCTTCTAGCCTTCTAGCTCACCGACCTCGGAACGCGGCttatctctctctccacgTGTTTTGGCAAACTTTCTTTGCCCCGTGTTCTGCAGCGTGCTGCAACCTTGGGTGTATTACCGAAGCACATGTTTGTGGAGAAGCTGACATCTCCAAAGTGGCCGAGCAGTTCATAATCTGGCCCATTTCAACACAAAAGCCCACAGCAATGCGACTGGTGCAGAGGTTCAACAACTGTTCCGGAGGGCTAAGCCCATCcagagtggtggtgttAGCCAGTGCTACTGTTACTACTTGCCCTACGGGATCCACCGTTCTAGCAAGACGTGTTTCACTACCGACAAGAAGCTATGCTAACCGTCACACCTTTTCGACAAGGTCCATTCTGAGCCAGGACAAGATCACAACGTCCAGTTCGGCTGCCAAGACCGCCAATGAGATACTCAGCTCGCTacagcctcctccagttCGCCCCCACTGGTTTTTCGCCACAGACGTGTCTCTTCGAGAGCCCGACTTTCTGCTTGGAgacgaggctctggaggatAAGCTGACAggaaagaaggaggagctaAAACGACCTAAGAAGTTCATGCCTTTCTCCGACCAGGACAATGCTCTTTTGGAGAAGCGATACCAGGAAGTGCAGAACAAGGTCACCAGCGACGCGATTGTGCCTGTGCGAGAGGATTACCTGTTTGAAGTGAATATCAACACAATGGAGCTTTCGCCAGTTTATTGGGAGGGTCCCATCTTCGAAGTTCGGCGTTCTGAATGGCTTCTAAAGGACGGATCAAATGCCATTCCTTGTtccaagcagctcaacgaCCAGCTGGAAAATGGCTACAACAGCAAAAAGCCATGGATGGAAATGAAGGAGAAAAGCATCAGTATTAAGAACAGCATGGAGGAGGTCTCAGCAGGAACCAGTACTAATTGGGTGCTCAAGGGCGAACGGTATCAGGGCAAGCTCTGTGTCTATTCTACAGACTGTTACACTGCGTGGATCATGAGCAACGATGTCTACGGTATGCTGACAGCCGCCTTTTTGCAGAAAATTGCTTCCGGTAACATTCTGGGTGCGTCCAAGCTGATCCGAGGCTATGATCatgtcaagaagaaggaggacagcgacgagaagaaaaacaacaacaaaaacaacgtcaagaagaagaacaaggacatTGGCAAGTTTGATGACAAACCAGATACACGAAAGGAGCCTCTCACGCCGGATATACACCACTTTTCCTCCGCACAATCCAAGTTGAGTAATCGATATGGGTCTCAGGCGTCCGAACAACAACAGATGGAGCAGGATTACGAagacaacaaggagaatgCGGGTAGTCACGCATCCAAGGACGAAGACAAGGCTCCTCAATACGACCATCTCGTTCTGTGTGTTCATGGAATCGGTCAAAAACTGGGCCGCCGAATCAAGTCTGTCAACTTTGTTCATGATGTCAACGTGCTCAGAAAGACCATGAAAAGCGTGTTCAACGAAGGCAAGCAATTTCAGAAATATCGAGATGTGAAAATCGATCCCgaaaaggagaaggaggagagggAATGGACACACCCCAAGGTCCAGGTTCTGCCTGTTCTCTGGAGATCGCAAGTGACGTTCAGCTTGACCAAGGCAGACATTCTACAGCATCAGGGAGACCCCAATTCACAGGTCTGTCTGCAGGACATTACTGTTGATGGTATCTCCAGTGTCAGAAACATCGCTGGGGACGTCATTCTCGACGTACTTCTGTACTACCAACCCTTTTACCGAAGACAGATCAACCAGGCCGTCATCACTGAGTGCAACCGAATCGTTGAACTGTTCCGAAAGCATAACCCCAAATTCCGAGGCAAGGTCAGTCTTATTGGTCATTCTTTGGGCTCTGTAATCTCGTTTGATGTTCTATCTAACGATCTTGCGTGTCCTGGATTAGAGAACAAGAGCACCGATGGCTTGGAATTCCCTGTTCAAAACTATTTCATGATGGGCTCTCCCCTTGGACTTTTCAAGATTCTGGAGGGAAGCAGCATTCGACACTTTGACGCCGAGAACCACAAGAACAATCTGATTGCAGACGAAACCAAGTTCCAGCCGACTTCGAACTACCTATCTCCCAACGTTAAGTACCTGTACAACATCTTCCACCCCTCAGACCCTATCAGTTATCGAATCGAGCCTCTGGTTGACAAGCTTGCTGCCTTTTTGCGTCCTGCCAGTGTTCCTTTCACCAAGTCTGGTTTCTCCACTGAGTCCATTTCCAACCTCGGTCGTCAGGTCGCTGAAGGGGCTCAGCAGATGTGGAACACCATCTACACGAGTGGAGAGAGCATCacccagaagctgctcaatgCCGCAAGCTTCCTGGAGcaacagaaagaagaggaacGAAAAGAGGGAGCaggagaggagaaggtACAGCCCAGCCACGAGGGTGCCGAGTTCCCCTCGACAAGTAGTATCTCCAAACGGAAGCTGACTCCCGAGGAGAGACAACGAGTGATCACCAAGCTGGGGGCATTGTCAGCCACTGGACGAATTGACTATGCTCTTCAGGAGAGTGTGCTGGATCTGGGATTCATTTCTGCCATTGCATCTCACATCAGTTACctggaagatgaagatgtgGCAGCATTTGTGCTGCAGAGACTGCTGGAAGAGCAGAAGGATTTGGAAAATAAGAGGAAAGCCGAAAGCTAGACAACCCAACAAACATTCATTAGAACTACAGCTTGTAGGGATACATTAATTATATCCATTTATGTCACGGCAGAGCCAGTAGCAGAATACACCGCGTACAGTTCCAGCCAATTATTTAACAAGGTTGGTCAATTTTCGCAGGTAGAGAATTTCCAGTCTCCCACAAGAAAAGTCAGTGAAATCTGGTATAGATATGAATGGAATCCCCTACAATTCAACAAGACTGGCGGTATGTTTCATAATGTCTGATTTCCCAATtccttgttttttttgatcGAATTTCGCAAGATCTAACAGCACTGCAGTTTCCCCCACAATCAACTCTAAGcctacagtgtacagtatgtttatatgtacagtacagtaatactGAACGCAGAACTCAACTTTTCACTCATCAAAATGAAGGAAACAGggaccaaggaggagattaCACAGGTGAGTATTGACTGCCTTGATTACACCTAATGGCATATGATACATATGATGATGCAACACAAGTTGGCCTCGCGATCAACGACCACGCCACTAGACGATACGCGTGCACGCGAGTCTCTCGGGTCTTATTTATTCTAACCCAGCGTCTCAAATCTGCGATTTGGATAACTGTGTCGAGGATTGTGACAGAGCAGACGCGTAGCGTGCCTGTGGACAACTCCTTTGTTGATGCGTTGACTGAGCTCGTGTTTGAGCAGGCAGTGACCCTGGGGGGAGATCTGGAGTCGTTTGCC includes:
- a CDS encoding uncharacterized protein (Compare to YALI0B06006g, similar to uniprot|P40459 Saccharomyces cerevisiae YIL145C Pantoate--beta-alanine ligase (EC 6.3.2.1), similar to Saccharomyces cerevisiae PAN6 (YIL145C); ancestral locus Anc_5.697), yielding MLRPVIRLARAAQPVAAHRTLFTESDTCVRVFNTIDQVRAWRREKTLLGQSIGFVPTMGALHRGHLDLVKASIAENDHTIVSIFVNPSQFAPHEDFGQYPRTVDSDVAKLTELRNSIQTDEEVHYTNEFAVFAPSVNEMYPSGIPLDVKEQVGAFIEVKGLSHQLEGSIRPHFFRGVATVVTKLLNIIQPDRAYFGQKDAQQCVVVSRLVADLHIPTAITIVPTTREANGLAMSSRNVYLTEESKDKSKVLYEALTSAQHMFRDTPNVTYGDIRKKVLDTIAASEFSIDVEYVSVSDKKTLIDYPLDEAVNKDDGCLISAAVRVPNKDGAKTRIIDNVLC
- a CDS encoding uncharacterized protein (Compare to YALI0B06028g, weakly similar to uniprot|Q7RYZ0 Neurospora crassa NCU06425.1 predicted protein), with the protein product MNLLRPVAQAETVEIYFLSQQARFKLIRESNVDAPDLRKLLAHANLVDLLADELQSRKPKSRIHFAQTVIPETFQESGWQTANYDSSDDDSSSSSSSDEEDDQDDQENEEGELIEIEYVEDHVALVGQGLLSHADPGMSLKVHGLHHQRGPCEAALSL
- a CDS encoding uncharacterized protein (Truncated form of YALI0B06105g, similar to Saccharomyces cerevisiae YOL086W-A; ancestral locus Anc_3.116,gnl|GLV|YALI0B06105g [Yarrowia lipolytica] similar to uniprot|Q9C2B3 Neurospora crassa Hypothetical protein B11N2.150); its protein translation is MAYDTYDDATQVGLAINDHATRRYACTRVSRVLFILTQRLKSAIWITVSRIVTEQTRSVPVDNSFVDALTELVFEQAVTLGGDLESFAKLDNRVVITMRDLDMVLRRNEGLKEAVYAFQG
- a CDS encoding uncharacterized protein (Compare to YALI0B06094g, similar to Saccharomyces cerevisiae YOR022C; ancestral locus Anc_5.604, weakly similar to uniprot|Q12204 Saccharomyces cerevisiae YOR022c weak similarity to D.melanogaster probable Ca2+ transporter rdgB), which gives rise to MRLVQRFNNCSGGLSPSRVVVLASATVTTCPTGSTVLARRVSLPTRSYANRHTFSTRSILSQDKITTSSSAAKTANEILSSLQPPPVRPHWFFATDVSLREPDFLLGDEALEDKLTGKKEELKRPKKFMPFSDQDNALLEKRYQEVQNKVTSDAIVPVREDYLFEVNINTMELSPVYWEGPIFEVRRSEWLLKDGSNAIPCSKQLNDQLENGYNSKKPWMEMKEKSISIKNSMEEVSAGTSTNWVLKGERYQGKLCVYSTDCYTAWIMSNDVYGMLTAAFLQKIASGNILGASKLIRGYDHVKKKEDSDEKKNNNKNNVKKKNKDIGKFDDKPDTRKEPLTPDIHHFSSAQSKLSNRYGSQASEQQQMEQDYEDNKENAGSHASKDEDKAPQYDHLVLCVHGIGQKLGRRIKSVNFVHDVNVLRKTMKSVFNEGKQFQKYRDVKIDPEKEKEEREWTHPKVQVLPVLWRSQVTFSLTKADILQHQGDPNSQVCLQDITVDGISSVRNIAGDVILDVLLYYQPFYRRQINQAVITECNRIVELFRKHNPKFRGKVSLIGHSLGSVISFDVLSNDLACPGLENKSTDGLEFPVQNYFMMGSPLGLFKILEGSSIRHFDAENHKNNLIADETKFQPTSNYLSPNVKYLYNIFHPSDPISYRIEPLVDKLAAFLRPASVPFTKSGFSTESISNLGRQVAEGAQQMWNTIYTSGESITQKLLNAASFLEQQKEEERKEGAGEEKVQPSHEGAEFPSTSSISKRKLTPEERQRVITKLGALSATGRIDYALQESVLDLGFISAIASHISYLEDEDVAAFVLQRLLEEQKDLENKRKAES